The nucleotide sequence AGCTGACTCTCCAGCTAGCCGTGCCAACAGTCCCAAGGTGGACAGATGTGTTCTAGGGCTGGAACACAAGGTGTTAATTGAGAGGCTTTTGGTCAGCTAACCATTCCCTGCTGTATATTGGCTGTAACAATCTTCCACAtgttaattttcacaataatcaCCGTCTTACGACTTTTGTTACTATCTGAGCAATGTTTCACAGCATTTGATTGCCAGGAACCCATAGGATGTTTCACATCCTTGAAGAGAAAAACTAAGTTTTGTATTGTACCAAAGTATTATGGttctgctcttttttaaaaaatatttatttggtaacactttatttatttggttgcaccgggtcttagttgcagcaggcaggctccttagttgtggcatgcatgtgggatctagatcgaaaccgggccccctgcattgggagtgcagagtcttaaccactgcaccaccagggaagtccccttaaggTTCTTAtcttaaagaaaacattaatagCTCAATAAATAATAGTCTCCTTGGACATGACTGTTGAGAAATGTATTCATGTTGATATTacttttccttataatttttgATGTTGCTGGGATTACAAGTTATATAATATACTGCTTAGAATCCATTCCCCATTCTCAAAGGAGAAACTGTCTTCTTGTTCTTGACTTGGAATCGGTGGCTTCCAAGCCCACTCTTCCCAGCAAGACTCCCCTCAAGGCCCCAGATTTCCCCTAACAGCTCCTCTGCTGACTCAGAAACCCCGCTGGGCCACACTGTCCAGGTTAGGACCTCGAGTGCTAGGTATTGGCTGGGGGAACATCCATGAATGAATTGCACTCGGGGCCCTTGCGCAAGTCTCCTCCTTCTCTGGGTCCCCAATTCCTCCTCTATGTGACAGGGGTGGTGCCGAGGGCCTCTCAGCTCTGACGGTCAAGGGCTCGCCTGGTTTCTGGTGGTCTGGGATGGGTCTGCCTGCAAATGGGGCTGGACTTGGGCTCCAGGTGGGCTTGTGTGCAGGGGACCATCACAAGTCAGACTCCTGGTGCCATCCATGGTGGGACCACATAGCGGGGCAActgggggaaagggaaataaaaggcagAGGGCCAAGGCAGGTGCCGGGGGAGGGGTTGTTCCTAGAAGAGAAGGCAAACTTAGAATTCCTTGACCTCATAAGGAAACAGCTTGGGTCTGTATGGGGAGGGGTGGCATGGGGAGGACAGCCTCTGGGACAGGGGCCAGCACTGCAGAAGGCTTGGAGAGGTACTGGGGAATCTGATCTTGCCAAAACTGCAAATTCCAGGAGGCCAACTCTGAGCGGCCCAGAGCCCAAACGCCATCTCCCTCCCTGCTCTGAGATAAGCAGCaagaccctgccctgccctgggctctgccccCTTGTACTGCCATGCATGTCTGGGGCCCTCATATTTTGGGAGACAGAGCAGGCCTCATCTTTACTCTAAAACCCAGCCTACAGCAACTTTTCTGAGGGTCTTTGTGTGTGATCAAACCAGGGCCCTATCTTCTCTCCACCCCATGAGCGAACCTCCATGCAGAACTGGTCTGTGACCCTCGCCAGCTGGGCCAGCCTTCCTGCCTGGTCTTCTCCCAGGTACCAGCCGTCATCTATGAGAACCTCCtccccaggctcccagttctgggAGAAGCACTTCAGTTCCCCCACACTCCATCAGCTGCCTTTGTTTAGAACGTGACTGTCATCTCCTTCCCAAATTCCACAGGGCAGCTCTTTACTGACCAAGCCCCTCACCAACTCCTAGTGACAGTCCCCGCTCCCCAGCAGGCCTTGGCAGCCTTCCGTGGTTTGCCCCCTTCGGTCCCCTGGCCCCCCTGTCCTGGGGGCCCTCTCTGCACTACCACGGCCCTGAAGCCCACCGAGACCCAGGTGCTCAGAGCCCACCAAGTCTTACTGGAACCCCGGAGCAGGTCCCTCTGAGTCTGgaagcccccacccccgccccccgccgctgCCTGGCTGCTGGTCACACTGGGCTCAGGGGCCATTCCGACAGGAGAGGAAGCCCCTCCCGCCCCAGGTGGACAGCTGGTGGGTGAGGCGGGCACTCGCTGTCTCTGCATGCATCACACCGCGCCCTGTGCCAGTGCGCATCGGCACGCTCGGGTCCCTTCCAAGGCTGCTGGCTCCTGGAGTGCCGATGGCCTCCTGGCCCAGTGCCCCATTTCCTCCCGGGTggagcggggagggagggaggcggtgGGGACCGGCGGGGCGCAGGTGCGCAGGCCAAACCCTGCAGAGCGGGAAggcgggctggggcagggggcctgGTGGTCTGGGGGGGCGGCCTAGGGTCCGGGCCCAGACCCACGCTCTCCAAGGTCTCGCCCTTCAGATCAGGGCCCTTCCCGCTGCTGCTGTTGTCCGGGCGTCCGGCTGGGGCGCGGCCGGGGAACCCCAAGCGCTGGAGCTCAGCTGAGGGTGGACAGCAGGGGGGCTGCGGGGACCGGGCTGAATCCACGGGACTCAGGGAGGGCGAGCCCCAACCAGCGCGCGGCCCCGCCCCACTTTCATGTCCTGGCCGGTTTCTGCCGGTTCCATGGCCACAGGCCCCGCCCCTCTTCGCTTCGGGCCGGAACAGGCCAGCGAGTGACGTCTTGGCTCGCCGACCCCGCCCCGCTCCCAGGTCCCGGCGGGTCTAAGCTCGTCCCCCTGGCGCGCAGGCCCCGCCCCTCGTTCCCGTCTTGCCCAAACTCGCCAGCTTGTGACGTCTCTGGGCTCGCAGGCCCCGCCCCCCTCCCGGACGCACAGCCCCACCCTCTCCCACGGCCCGACCGGTCCTCGGCTCTTCGGCTCTAGCGCGCCCTACATCCCTCTTTCGCCTCTAGCCAATCCCGTCAGTCTGTGACGTCTGGGCTcgccagccccgccccgcccattCCCAGGGCCCGACCGCTCTGCGCCGGGGGCTCCCCGCGTCCTGGCTCCGCCCCGCACAGCGCGCGCGGCCCGCAGGGGCCGCGGTTGGACGCGATTGTGACGCAGGCGTGACGCGGGCGTAGCCGCTCCCGAGGCGCTCGCGCTGCTCCTGTCGCGCTCTGAGGCGGTCGTAGCTCGGCCCGTATCACCAGGCCCGGGCCACCCCCTGGCCTCTGCCGCCCGCTGCCCGCCATGGACGACTACGCGGTCCTGTCGGACACCGAGCTGGCTGCCGTGCTGCGCCAGTACAACATCCCGCACGGGCCCGTCGTGGGTACGCGGCGGCGGCCGGCCCCTCCCCGCGCTTCGCCCCGCGCCCCTTTCCTTAACCCCTCTCCGCGCCGCCCCCGGCCTCGCGGCCCGCGCCCTGACCGCCCTGTGCCCCTTGTCTGGCCAGGTTCCACTCGCAAGCTCTACGAAAAGAAAATCTTCGAGTATGAGACCCAGAGGCGGAGGCTCTCGCCCCCTAACTCGTCCGCATCCTCTTTCTCCTGTCGGTTCTCGGGTGAGGCCCCCGCCCCACGGCTCCACCTGGCCGCCCTCGGGGACAGGGTTTGGGAGGAAGGGGTCGCGAGGGGGTGGCAGGGGCGCTGGCCGGGAGGGGCacaggggaaaggggaggtgaACCTTGGAGGCAAACGGCCCTGGCCCCCCCCGTTCAGACTTAGATTCAGCGTCCGTGGACTCGGAGATGTACGATCTGCCCAAGAAAGAGGACGCCTTACTTTACCAGAGCAAGGgtaaggcaggggtggggtgggcaccCAGACACCTTCGTTCCGGTGTCAGGGAGAACCTGAGATCTCAACCCCCACCGTCCTGCAGTAGTCCTGGAGGGGAGAAACCGAGTCACAGGCCCCCAAGTGGGATTCAGATTAGGGCCATCTGGCCAGGTGGGGACACCGTTGCTCCCTCTTCCCCGCTGCCCCCCTTCCCAAGGCTATAATTATGACTACTGTGAGGAGAGTTACTTGACCACCAGGACTTACGGGGAGCCTGAGTCTGTGGGCACATCCAAGGGCTTCCGCCAGCCCTCGGCTTCACTCTCAGATGCTGACACCTTTCACCACCAGGTGAGCTGGCTGTTGGGCACCCTGTACGTGGGTACAACCTGAGGGGGTGATTGTGGGGTTTGGATAAATCAGGGGGGCCACTGGGTGCAAATGGTGGCTCCGAGAGCCTCCAGGGAGAGGTGGGGTCAGCAGACACCTGCCAGGTCAGGGCCTTTCTGTGGGGGGCTGTCAGAACTGCTTGACTAGAGTGCCCGGTACGTGCCCTGCACCCTTGCCTGGGACCTAGGTTTGAGCTCTCTCTGAGAATCCTGGGGCAGAAAGTAGGGTGTAGGCAGCTGGCACAGTCACTTAGCAAGTGGCAAGGCCCCACGGACATAAGGCCGGGAACCAAGAAGGGTGCTGGAGGGTGGCGAGGCCCAGGCCTTGAAGCAGTGTTCAGAGTAGGCTGGCAGGGAAGTTGGGCTGAGGGGCATGACGGGGCCACGCTGCCCCTGCCAGCCAGTATCCTTACCCTGATTCACTTCTATAGGTTCACGATGACAATCTTTTCTCTTCTGAAGCGGAGGGCAAGGATAGGTGAGTAGTAGGGAGGGCCAGGGACTGGGGCTGATTCTGGGCACAGGCCTTCCCGGCCTATCTGCTCCCCTCTTTGCCTCAGGGAACGCCCCGTGTATGGCCGGGACAGTGCCTACCAGAGCATCGCACACTACCGCCCTGTTTCCAACGTCTCCAGAAGCTCCCTGGGCCTGTCCTAttaccccacctcctcctccacctctgccGTGTCCTCGCCTTCATCTCCTCCTTCGTGGCTCGCCCGCCGTGCCATCCGGCCAGAAAAGCGGGCCCCTGGGGCTGCTCTGGGCCAGGACCACCAGGTCCCGCTCTGGGGCCAGATGCTCCTGTTTCTCATCTTTGCTGCCTTCCTGGTTTTTGTTTACCACTGCATGCAGGCCTAGGATAGCAACCCCTTCCGGGCGGAGCCCTAACACTCTGGCCTTGTGGCTTGGGGCCAGCTGCTCTTGGAAGTCCTGGCTGACTGCCTTAGCAGTGTtttctgggggaggggggttggggcTTTTCTGCGTGTTCTAGCTTGGGGGTACTGGGACAGGGGCAGTGTTTGCTTCCCCTGCCTTGTCCTGTCGGGGAGGCAGCAGGCCTGGGCCTCTGCAGCATGGTGGGCCTGGACAGGTGTTCCTCTGGAGCCTCCTGGCCCTACTTGCCTCTGACCCTTAGGGCCTAGGAGGGCAAGAGCCTTCTCCTGGAGAGGAGAACATGGGTGTCATCATTGCATGCCTCCTGTTCATTGTCACCTCATTGGGGGGGATTGACCAAAGGACACCCTGACTTTGTTTTCGTGGACAATAAAAAGACCGTTTATTTTTAACGTGTGGGCTCTTCCCTTtaatgtggggagggggtgggctgcCCCCTGCTAAGG is from Orcinus orca chromosome X, mOrcOrc1.1, whole genome shotgun sequence and encodes:
- the EMD gene encoding emerin isoform X1 gives rise to the protein MDDYAVLSDTELAAVLRQYNIPHGPVVGSTRKLYEKKIFEYETQRRRLSPPNSSASSFSCRFSDLDSASVDSEMYDLPKKEDALLYQSKGYNYDYCEESYLTTRTYGEPESVGTSKGFRQPSASLSDADTFHHQVHDDNLFSSEAEGKDRPSRPICSPLCLRERPVYGRDSAYQSIAHYRPVSNVSRSSLGLSYYPTSSSTSAVSSPSSPPSWLARRAIRPEKRAPGAALGQDHQVPLWGQMLLFLIFAAFLVFVYHCMQA
- the EMD gene encoding emerin isoform X2, giving the protein MDDYAVLSDTELAAVLRQYNIPHGPVVGSTRKLYEKKIFEYETQRRRLSPPNSSASSFSCRFSDLDSASVDSEMYDLPKKEDALLYQSKGYNYDYCEESYLTTRTYGEPESVGTSKGFRQPSASLSDADTFHHQVHDDNLFSSEAEGKDRERPVYGRDSAYQSIAHYRPVSNVSRSSLGLSYYPTSSSTSAVSSPSSPPSWLARRAIRPEKRAPGAALGQDHQVPLWGQMLLFLIFAAFLVFVYHCMQA